The following coding sequences are from one Kogia breviceps isolate mKogBre1 chromosome X, mKogBre1 haplotype 1, whole genome shotgun sequence window:
- the LOC131748937 gene encoding diphosphoinositol polyphosphate phosphohydrolase 3-beta isoform X1 translates to MKCKPNQTRTYDPEGFKKRAACLCFRSEREDEVLLVSSSRYPDRWIVPGGGMEPEEEPGGAAVREVYEEAGVKGKLGRLLGIFEENQDRKHRTYVYVLTVTEILEDWEDSVSIGRKREWFKIEDAIKVLQCHKPVHAEYLQKLKLGGSPTNGNSMAPSLPESDP, encoded by the exons ATGAAGTGCAAGCCGAACCAGACGCGGACCTACGACCCGGAGGGGTTCAAGAAGCGGGCGGCgtgcctgtgcttccggagcgaGCGCGAGGACGAGGTGCTGTTAGTGAGTAGCAGTCGGTACCCGGACCGCTGGATCGTGCCGGGCGGGGGCATGGAGCCCGAGGAGGAGCCGGGCGGTGCTGCAGTCCGCGAGGTGTACGAAGAGGCGGGAGTCAAGGGGAAGTTAGGCCGGCTCCTGGGCATTTTCGAGGAGAACCAAGATCGCAAGCACAGAACGTACGTGTATGTACTGACTGTCACTGAGATTCTGGAGGATTGGGAAGATTCGGTTAGCATTGGGAGGAAGCGAGAGTGGTTCAAAATCGAAGATGCGATCAAGGTTCTCCAGTGCCACAAGCCCGTGCATGCCGAATATCTGCAAAAACTAAAGCTGGGCGGTTCCCCAACCAATGGAAACTCCATGGCCCCGTCCCTGCCAGAGAGCGATCCCTA G
- the LOC131748937 gene encoding diphosphoinositol polyphosphate phosphohydrolase 3-beta isoform X2, producing the protein MKCKPNQTRTYDPEGFKKRAACLCFRSEREDEVLLVSSSRYPDRWIVPGGGMEPEEEPGGAAVREVYEEAGVKGKLGRLLGIFEENQDRKHRTYVYVLTVTEILEDWEDSVSIGRKREWFKIEDAIKVLQCHKPVHAEYLQKLKLGGSPTNGNSMAPSLPESDP; encoded by the coding sequence ATGAAGTGCAAGCCGAACCAGACGCGGACCTACGACCCGGAGGGGTTCAAGAAGCGGGCGGCgtgcctgtgcttccggagcgaGCGCGAGGACGAGGTGCTGTTAGTGAGTAGCAGTCGGTACCCGGACCGCTGGATCGTGCCGGGCGGGGGCATGGAGCCCGAGGAGGAGCCGGGCGGTGCTGCAGTCCGCGAGGTGTACGAAGAGGCGGGAGTCAAGGGGAAGTTAGGCCGGCTCCTGGGCATTTTCGAGGAGAACCAAGATCGCAAGCACAGAACGTACGTGTATGTACTGACTGTCACTGAGATTCTGGAGGATTGGGAAGATTCGGTTAGCATTGGGAGGAAGCGAGAGTGGTTCAAAATCGAAGATGCGATCAAGGTTCTCCAGTGCCACAAGCCCGTGCATGCCGAATATCTGCAAAAACTAAAGCTGGGCGGTTCCCCAACCAATGGAAACTCCATGGCCCCGTCCCTGCCAGAGAGCGATCCCTAG